One region of Candidatus Omnitrophota bacterium genomic DNA includes:
- a CDS encoding isocitrate/isopropylmalate family dehydrogenase, with amino-acid sequence MGCAITELLGDGIGPELSRAVHMLFDRLPVEAELIPVDLSLENRVRSGQDLYEKACESIRATRFAIKYPTITARESPNAILRRLCGFSVIHRPVVSIPGLKTNFTQTIDVDVVRIATGGTYEDPGRMIGQEAAVSIRIVERKPCREAARFAFRLAEELKKTVTSSSKYTIQSVTDGLFQSVVDEIAKEYPLVPHRRELFDALLAKLVLKPQDYSVIVVLNEYGDFLSDMVCGLVGSMGIGGSGNYSFNEDGSVRLGLFDPAGGTAPDIAGKNIANPTGIIFAVCLLFQQMGELELSQALRRAMLDLLSQGKATPDLGGSLSTTEFTQCAIDECLRRLNGGHSKEKKS; translated from the coding sequence ATGGGTTGCGCCATTACGGAGTTGCTCGGAGACGGCATCGGACCGGAATTAAGCCGCGCCGTCCATATGCTATTCGATCGGCTTCCCGTCGAAGCGGAGTTGATTCCCGTCGATCTGAGTTTGGAAAACCGCGTCCGCAGCGGCCAGGATCTCTATGAAAAAGCTTGCGAATCGATTCGCGCCACCCGCTTCGCCATTAAATATCCCACGATCACGGCGAGAGAAAGCCCCAACGCCATCTTGCGGCGTCTTTGCGGCTTCAGCGTTATCCATCGGCCCGTCGTCTCCATCCCCGGTCTTAAGACCAACTTTACCCAAACCATCGATGTGGACGTGGTTCGCATCGCCACGGGGGGAACCTATGAAGATCCAGGCCGCATGATCGGACAGGAAGCCGCCGTCTCCATCCGCATCGTGGAGCGCAAGCCCTGCCGGGAAGCGGCCCGTTTCGCGTTTCGCCTGGCGGAGGAATTGAAAAAGACCGTCACTTCTTCCTCCAAATATACCATTCAATCCGTAACCGACGGTTTGTTTCAATCCGTCGTCGATGAAATCGCCAAGGAATATCCGCTCGTACCGCATCGCCGCGAACTTTTCGACGCCCTGCTCGCTAAACTCGTCCTCAAGCCGCAAGATTACAGCGTCATCGTCGTGTTGAACGAATACGGAGATTTTTTATCGGATATGGTTTGCGGCTTGGTGGGATCGATGGGCATCGGCGGCAGCGGCAATTATTCCTTCAACGAGGACGGAAGCGTCCGCCTGGGATTGTTCGATCCCGCCGGAGGAACGGCGCCGGATATCGCCGGAAAGAATATCGCCAATCCCACAGGAATCATCTTCGCCGTTTGTCTCTTGTTTCAACAAATGGGCGAGTTGGAGTTAAGCCAAGCGCTGCGCCGCGCGATGCTGGATTTGCTGTCTCAAGGAAAGGCCACCCCCGATTTAGGCGGCTCACTTTCGACGACGGAATTTACCCAATGCGCCATCGACGAATGTCTGCGGCGCTTGAACGGCGGGCATTCGAAAGAAAAAAAATCGTAA
- a CDS encoding shikimate dehydrogenase, translating into MEIKATTKICAVIGDPVEHSLSPCMHNAAYAALNLDYAYAAFHVKDVEKAAAGARGFQIRGLSVTIPHKVEIMKYLDEITPLAQRIGAVNTVTNDNGRLMGTNTDGFGALYALESQGKVEGASIAILGVGGAARAVALTLACERSPQRIFLLRRDEDHEMAQALLADIQVHSSVPTDVSPLHPVHVREKLAAADIVINATPIGMSPKVNECLVEEEWFSARHLVFDVIYNPAKTLLLQRAERRSARILNGVSMFVHQGAEQFRLWTGQEPPVDVMRTAVEKALGY; encoded by the coding sequence ATGGAAATTAAAGCAACGACGAAAATCTGCGCCGTCATCGGCGATCCCGTAGAACATTCTCTCTCGCCCTGTATGCACAATGCGGCCTACGCGGCCTTGAATCTCGACTATGCCTACGCCGCATTCCATGTGAAAGACGTGGAGAAAGCGGCGGCAGGCGCCCGGGGATTCCAAATCCGGGGACTTTCAGTCACGATTCCTCACAAGGTCGAGATCATGAAATATCTCGACGAAATAACGCCGCTGGCGCAGCGCATTGGCGCCGTAAACACCGTAACCAACGACAACGGACGGCTGATGGGAACCAACACCGACGGCTTCGGCGCGCTCTATGCTTTGGAGAGCCAGGGAAAAGTGGAAGGCGCATCCATCGCGATTTTAGGCGTGGGCGGAGCGGCGCGCGCCGTGGCGTTGACGCTGGCCTGCGAGCGGTCACCGCAGCGCATCTTTCTATTGCGCCGCGACGAAGATCATGAGATGGCGCAAGCGCTTTTAGCGGATATCCAAGTTCATTCCTCCGTCCCAACGGACGTCTCGCCGCTGCATCCCGTCCATGTGCGCGAAAAACTGGCTGCCGCCGATATCGTCATCAACGCCACTCCCATCGGCATGTCGCCGAAAGTAAACGAATGCCTGGTGGAAGAAGAATGGTTTAGCGCAAGGCATTTGGTCTTCGACGTGATTTACAATCCCGCCAAGACGCTTCTGTTGCAGCGGGCGGAGCGGCGTTCGGCCCGCATCCTGAACGGCGTCTCCATGTTCGTTCATCAAGGCGCGGAGCAATTTCGCTTATGGACGGGACAAGAGCCGCCGGTGGATGTCATGCGGACGGCGGTGGAGAAAGCGCTGGGATATTGA
- a CDS encoding 6-phosphofructokinase translates to MAELKGKAIIAQGGGPTAVINQSLVGAALECRKFSQVTHVYGARHGVRGIVNEDFVDLSQSTSHNLEQIGMTPGAALGSTRDKPDQEYCRRIFETFKKYDIRYFFYIGGNDSSDTCRLVNLFADEEGFECRCVHIPKTIDNDLVVTDHCPGFGSAAKYVAQAFAGANLDNRAIPGVYICVVMGRHAGFLTAASAAYRNFPDDGPHLVYIPERRFDQEQFLKDVDAVYKKNGRCIVAVSEGIWGEKDEKGKEVPVVVSITGKAEKDAHGNVQLSGTGALGDILSNLIKDKLGIKRVRADTLGYPQRCFLGCISEVDAHEAREVGEKAAQFALWHNVDGSVVIKRVGNYAVEYDLVKLEDIAAKTKIMPDEFISPESNNVTDAFRHYVLPLMGPAPVATRLFAPAVPKV, encoded by the coding sequence ATGGCAGAATTGAAAGGTAAAGCAATTATTGCCCAAGGAGGCGGACCGACCGCGGTCATCAATCAAAGCCTGGTAGGTGCGGCGTTGGAATGCCGCAAATTTTCCCAAGTCACCCACGTCTACGGCGCCCGTCATGGCGTCCGCGGGATTGTCAACGAGGATTTCGTCGATCTGAGCCAATCCACGTCCCACAACCTCGAACAAATCGGCATGACTCCCGGCGCCGCGTTGGGATCCACCCGCGACAAGCCGGATCAGGAATATTGCCGCAGAATTTTCGAAACGTTCAAGAAATATGATATCCGCTATTTCTTCTATATCGGAGGCAACGATTCTTCCGACACCTGCCGTTTGGTCAACCTGTTCGCCGATGAAGAAGGCTTCGAATGCCGCTGCGTGCACATCCCCAAGACCATCGATAACGATCTCGTCGTAACCGACCATTGCCCCGGCTTCGGCTCAGCGGCGAAATATGTGGCGCAAGCGTTCGCGGGCGCCAACCTCGACAACCGCGCGATTCCCGGCGTTTATATTTGCGTCGTCATGGGGCGCCACGCCGGATTCCTCACCGCCGCCTCCGCGGCCTATCGCAATTTCCCCGACGACGGCCCCCATTTGGTTTATATTCCCGAACGCCGGTTCGATCAGGAACAATTTCTGAAGGACGTGGACGCAGTCTATAAGAAAAACGGCCGCTGTATCGTCGCCGTTTCCGAGGGCATATGGGGCGAGAAAGACGAAAAGGGCAAAGAAGTTCCCGTCGTCGTCAGCATTACCGGCAAGGCGGAAAAAGACGCGCATGGCAACGTCCAACTTTCCGGAACCGGCGCCTTGGGGGACATTCTCTCCAATTTGATTAAGGACAAATTGGGCATCAAGCGCGTGCGCGCGGATACCCTCGGCTATCCCCAACGTTGCTTTTTGGGCTGCATCTCCGAAGTGGACGCTCACGAAGCGCGCGAAGTGGGCGAAAAGGCGGCGCAATTTGCGCTTTGGCATAATGTTGACGGCTCCGTCGTCATCAAGCGCGTCGGCAATTACGCCGTGGAGTACGATTTAGTCAAATTGGAGGACATCGCCGCGAAGACGAAAATCATGCCCGACGAATTCATTTCGCCGGAAAGCAACAATGTAACCGACGCTTTCCGCCATTACGTATTGCCCTTGATGGGTCCGGCGCCGGTAGCCACCCGCCTCTTCGCCCCCGCTGTTCCCAAAGTGTAA
- the rpoD gene encoding RNA polymerase sigma factor RpoD, translated as MAKELMAEERQGNAKFRKLIELGERNGCLTYDDVNRMINDETVSVEELDDIFIVLNDLDIPVVDEYDSLSRRDSCKGLTEESEDDETNEDLIEEERSRVDDPVRLYLREMGRVPLLTRNQEIELAKKIESGRFKVCRALALSKMALNEIGRLIEKLEQKHVKLEDVIQNFDFKENFSESDRTSILADLREKLAKIQKVHSEVLRMEKRISKKSRAKLLGKQRYLGNLLISMKFDHEQIGKIAKRILNHHSRMRDAKIEIEKICSQFKLSAGELTSLFKKLRYTSFGKSELEKRTGKSRDMLIQASKRFQNAQKWLLRCKKEMEDAPEHLERIVEMIKDGENAAHLSKMDVVKANLRLVVSIAKNYTNRGLQFLDLIQEGNIGLMRAVDKFEYRRGYKFSTYATWWIRQAVTRAIADQARTIRIPVHMIETINKMTRISRRLVQELGREPSPDEISKLIDMPVEKVRGVFKIAQQPISLETPVGDEGDTNFGDFIEDKTIRSPSSMTADHIMDEQMEQVLQTLTEREETVLRLRFGIGDGYQRTLEEVGNRFGVTRERVRQIETKALRKLRHPIRSRKLRDFLE; from the coding sequence ATGGCCAAGGAGTTAATGGCTGAAGAGCGTCAAGGAAATGCGAAATTCAGGAAATTGATTGAACTCGGGGAGCGAAACGGTTGTTTGACGTATGACGACGTCAACCGCATGATCAACGATGAAACGGTAAGCGTGGAGGAACTTGATGACATCTTCATTGTCCTAAACGATTTGGATATTCCCGTTGTGGACGAATACGATTCTCTGAGCCGGAGGGATTCCTGCAAGGGTCTCACGGAAGAAAGCGAGGACGACGAAACCAACGAAGATTTGATAGAAGAAGAAAGATCGCGCGTCGACGATCCCGTTCGATTGTATTTGCGGGAAATGGGACGCGTTCCCCTTTTGACCCGCAACCAGGAAATCGAATTGGCGAAAAAAATCGAATCCGGCCGCTTCAAAGTATGCCGGGCGTTGGCTCTCAGCAAAATGGCGCTCAACGAAATCGGCCGCTTAATCGAAAAACTCGAACAGAAACACGTGAAACTCGAGGACGTCATTCAAAATTTCGACTTTAAGGAAAATTTTTCCGAAAGCGATCGTACTTCGATTTTGGCGGATTTGCGCGAAAAACTAGCCAAGATTCAAAAAGTCCATAGCGAAGTGCTTCGAATGGAAAAACGGATTTCCAAAAAGAGCCGCGCCAAACTGCTTGGCAAACAGCGATACTTGGGCAACCTTCTCATCTCCATGAAATTCGATCACGAACAGATCGGAAAAATCGCCAAAAGGATTTTGAATCATCACAGCCGCATGAGAGACGCCAAAATCGAGATCGAGAAAATCTGTTCCCAATTCAAATTGAGCGCCGGCGAACTTACCTCTTTGTTTAAGAAACTGCGCTATACCAGTTTCGGCAAAAGCGAATTGGAAAAGCGCACTGGCAAAAGCCGCGATATGCTGATTCAAGCCAGTAAGCGTTTTCAGAACGCCCAAAAATGGCTTCTCCGCTGCAAGAAAGAGATGGAAGACGCACCGGAGCATTTGGAACGGATCGTCGAAATGATTAAAGACGGCGAAAACGCCGCTCATCTCTCCAAGATGGACGTCGTCAAAGCCAACTTGAGACTAGTCGTATCCATCGCCAAGAATTACACCAACCGGGGACTGCAATTCCTCGATTTGATCCAGGAAGGCAACATCGGTCTCATGCGCGCCGTCGATAAATTCGAGTACCGGCGCGGCTATAAATTCAGCACCTACGCCACCTGGTGGATTCGCCAGGCCGTTACCCGCGCCATCGCCGATCAAGCCCGCACTATCCGCATTCCCGTTCATATGATCGAAACCATCAACAAGATGACTCGCATCTCCCGCCGCTTGGTTCAGGAATTGGGCCGGGAGCCTTCGCCCGATGAAATTTCCAAACTGATCGATATGCCGGTGGAAAAAGTGCGCGGCGTCTTCAAAATCGCTCAGCAGCCCATTTCCCTGGAAACCCCTGTCGGCGACGAGGGCGACACCAATTTCGGCGATTTCATCGAAGACAAAACCATCCGCTCCCCTTCTTCCATGACGGCGGATCACATCATGGACGAACAGATGGAACAAGTGCTCCAAACTTTGACGGAGCGCGAGGAAACCGTCCTGCGCCTGCGCTTCGGCATCGGCGACGGCTACCAGCGCACGCTGGAAGAAGTCGGCAACCGCTTCGGCGTTACTCGCGAACGCGTGCGGCAGATCGAAACCAAAGCCCTGCGGAAACTGCGCCATCCCATCCGCAGCCGCAAATTGAGGGATTTTTTGGAATAA
- the lnt gene encoding apolipoprotein N-acyltransferase yields MKKFLATKLKSWLRWNLSRNDLAACLASGILLAAAYPPWNLSAAIFFALVPLWWRLRPGWRWDNAWLGFLTGFVFYALHLFWLRLVAPPGLALLVVFLSLIFGAQAAVAGFLSSYSFSIPACAALWALVEYLRSLGVLSFAWGYMGHALYLCDSLRPYAYDFGVSGLSFFLAGVNFSLAAMIVYWTKRWTNRRLSFLSRECCLPPHFFFTAFFGCAMIGIVFSPSSTEQNSAALSSSLRIALIQGGVEQEEKESESGGDALERYLKLSADALSFKPDLIVWPESAIVFPLNYETDLLKQILDFIKQADVELFAGTVYAEYDEKEKWKYWNRAVLLSPDTNLDLAEYPVKMDKVPSYDKMHLVPYGEWIPLGEYWPFYHIETLIEEAGAGLFQRGENLTIFSTRQGAAFAAAICFESTLAGQMREARRKGADFFINITNDAWFERSAGLEQHFLQSAFRAAENRCYLARAANTGITGVIGPTGKVLKTLPTQEPGVCTFELPFAAKGKENPGLVSYRSRVQ; encoded by the coding sequence TGGCGTCGGGGATTCTGCTCGCCGCCGCTTATCCGCCTTGGAACTTATCCGCGGCGATCTTTTTCGCCCTGGTTCCCTTATGGTGGCGGCTGCGGCCGGGATGGCGATGGGATAACGCATGGTTGGGATTCCTGACCGGCTTTGTTTTCTATGCGCTGCATTTGTTTTGGCTGCGTCTTGTCGCGCCGCCGGGATTGGCGCTGTTGGTTGTTTTTCTCTCTTTGATTTTTGGAGCGCAAGCCGCCGTCGCTGGTTTTTTATCTTCCTATTCGTTTTCGATTCCCGCCTGCGCCGCTTTATGGGCGTTGGTGGAATATCTCCGGTCGCTGGGCGTTCTCTCCTTCGCCTGGGGGTATATGGGACATGCGTTGTACTTATGCGATTCCTTGCGGCCGTACGCTTATGATTTCGGCGTCAGCGGCCTATCGTTCTTCCTGGCGGGCGTCAATTTTTCCTTGGCGGCCATGATCGTTTATTGGACAAAGCGATGGACGAATCGCCGCCTGTCTTTCCTTTCGCGCGAATGCTGCCTTCCGCCCCATTTTTTCTTTACGGCGTTCTTTGGATGCGCGATGATTGGGATTGTTTTTTCTCCTTCGTCAACGGAACAAAATTCAGCTGCGTTATCCTCTTCCCTTCGCATCGCTCTCATTCAAGGAGGCGTCGAACAGGAAGAGAAAGAATCCGAATCCGGCGGCGACGCTTTGGAACGCTATTTAAAACTCTCCGCCGATGCTCTCTCCTTCAAGCCGGATTTGATCGTATGGCCGGAAAGCGCCATCGTTTTTCCCTTGAATTACGAGACGGATTTGCTGAAACAAATCCTCGATTTCATAAAACAAGCGGACGTCGAATTGTTCGCCGGAACAGTTTATGCGGAGTACGACGAAAAAGAAAAATGGAAATATTGGAACCGCGCCGTACTGCTTTCGCCGGATACGAATCTGGACTTGGCGGAATACCCCGTGAAAATGGATAAGGTTCCTTCTTACGATAAGATGCACCTTGTGCCCTACGGCGAATGGATTCCTCTGGGTGAATACTGGCCTTTCTATCATATCGAAACGTTGATCGAAGAAGCGGGCGCCGGTCTTTTCCAACGCGGGGAGAATCTCACGATTTTCTCCACGCGCCAAGGCGCCGCCTTCGCCGCCGCGATCTGCTTCGAATCCACATTGGCGGGACAGATGCGCGAAGCGCGCCGCAAGGGCGCCGATTTTTTCATCAATATTACTAACGACGCCTGGTTCGAACGATCGGCGGGATTGGAGCAGCATTTTCTGCAATCGGCTTTCCGCGCGGCGGAAAACCGATGCTATCTGGCGAGAGCCGCCAATACGGGAATCACCGGCGTCATCGGTCCCACAGGCAAAGTCTTGAAAACGCTTCCGACGCAAGAGCCTGGAGTATGTACTTTCGAACTGCCATTCGCCGCAAAAGGGAAAGAGAATCCAGGATTGGTTTCCTATCGGTCGCGTGTACAATAA
- a CDS encoding creatininase family protein — MKPWRLSEVKYSYVKDNPYEAAVLPIGTTEPHNLHLPYGTDTIETEILGDLICERAYSLGAKVALLPCLPFSVDSNLLGFPMTLSLNPSTLDVIIRDIIVSIELHQIRKLVILNGHGGNSLKHTLREFFGKTTVHLSLVNWYEVAQDRYSELFEDAGDHAGEMETSLALHLFPELVDLSLADDGAVKQPRLDGMKEKWVHVTRPWHIVTKNTGCGDPRKATAEKGKKLTEIIVERVGRYLKELCAAEMDKNFPYE; from the coding sequence ATGAAGCCTTGGCGGCTGAGTGAAGTCAAGTACAGTTACGTCAAAGACAATCCTTACGAAGCGGCCGTACTGCCCATCGGCACCACCGAGCCGCATAACCTCCATCTTCCCTACGGAACGGATACAATCGAGACGGAGATTCTGGGCGATCTGATCTGCGAGCGGGCCTATTCGCTCGGCGCGAAAGTAGCCCTGCTTCCCTGTTTGCCCTTCAGCGTCGATTCCAATCTTCTCGGTTTTCCTATGACGCTCTCGCTCAATCCCTCCACGCTCGACGTCATAATCCGCGACATCATCGTTTCCATCGAACTTCATCAAATCAGAAAATTGGTGATTCTGAACGGGCATGGAGGCAACAGCCTCAAGCATACGCTGCGGGAATTCTTCGGCAAAACTACGGTTCATCTCAGTTTAGTGAATTGGTATGAAGTGGCGCAGGATCGTTATTCCGAACTGTTCGAAGACGCGGGCGATCATGCGGGGGAAATGGAAACCAGCCTGGCTTTGCATCTGTTCCCCGAACTTGTCGATTTGTCGTTGGCGGACGATGGGGCGGTGAAGCAGCCGCGCTTGGACGGCATGAAAGAAAAATGGGTGCATGTTACGCGCCCCTGGCATATCGTAACGAAAAACACGGGATGCGGCGATCCCCGCAAGGCCACGGCGGAAAAAGGAAAAAAACTGACGGAAATCATCGTGGAACGCGTAGGACGCTACTTGAAAGAACTCTGTGCGGCGGAGATGGACAAGAACTTTCCTTACGAATAA
- a CDS encoding shikimate kinase: MDGTRAAGGCHADGGGESAGILMNLVLIGYRGTGKTALSEQLRLSLNLPVYHMDEMLESRFGEKISSFVERCGWDSFREEERLLVEELTQMDGVVIDAGGGVIVRDDNIHDLRRNGFVVWLQASTQEIARRIGCDSNRPSLTGTKSHVDEIKQVLEQRRPRYEAASHFTLRTDELSFDECVERILKAWREKNEALAAE, encoded by the coding sequence ATGGACGGGACAAGAGCCGCCGGTGGATGTCATGCGGACGGCGGTGGAGAAAGCGCTGGGATATTGATGAATCTAGTTCTCATTGGCTATCGCGGGACGGGAAAAACGGCGCTGAGCGAGCAACTGCGCTTGTCGCTGAATCTCCCCGTCTATCACATGGACGAAATGCTGGAATCGCGATTCGGCGAAAAAATTTCATCCTTTGTGGAACGATGCGGCTGGGATTCCTTCCGGGAAGAGGAGCGCTTGCTCGTCGAAGAACTGACGCAGATGGACGGCGTCGTCATCGACGCGGGCGGCGGCGTCATCGTACGCGACGACAACATCCACGACCTTCGCCGCAACGGCTTCGTCGTTTGGCTGCAAGCCTCAACGCAGGAAATCGCCCGGCGCATCGGGTGCGATTCCAACCGGCCCTCGTTGACCGGAACGAAATCGCATGTAGACGAAATCAAGCAAGTGTTGGAGCAGCGCCGTCCGCGCTACGAAGCCGCATCCCATTTTACCTTACGCACCGACGAACTCTCTTTCGACGAATGCGTGGAACGAATCCTAAAAGCCTGGAGAGAAAAGAATGAAGCCTTGGCGGCTGAGTGA
- a CDS encoding TlpA disulfide reductase family protein yields MQRISKWFSVLSVALFSLAIMSFAAEKEIPKEPEVGKAAPLFSARTLEKKLVKLEKLQGKLVLLDFWATWCPPCRGEIPHLQKAYEKYHKKGFEILSISLDKKAEDLPKFFEKNKMPWLHVFDATRNLSELYFIEFIPSSFLIDPKGKIVEMGDALRGEDLFAAIDKYIKDVPPPKEEPQEKPTEEAKEKPAEKA; encoded by the coding sequence ATGCAAAGAATATCGAAATGGTTTTCCGTATTATCAGTCGCGTTATTCAGCTTGGCCATAATGAGTTTCGCTGCGGAAAAGGAAATTCCCAAGGAGCCGGAAGTCGGCAAGGCCGCTCCTCTTTTTTCTGCGCGCACGTTGGAGAAAAAACTGGTAAAGTTGGAAAAGTTGCAAGGGAAATTGGTCTTATTGGATTTTTGGGCCACGTGGTGCCCTCCCTGCCGGGGCGAGATTCCTCACCTGCAGAAAGCGTATGAAAAATACCACAAAAAAGGATTCGAGATTCTCAGCATTAGTTTAGATAAAAAAGCGGAAGACTTGCCGAAGTTTTTCGAGAAGAACAAAATGCCGTGGCTGCATGTTTTCGACGCAACGCGAAACCTATCCGAACTTTATTTCATTGAATTCATTCCCTCTTCGTTTCTAATCGATCCTAAAGGGAAAATCGTGGAGATGGGCGACGCGCTGCGCGGCGAAGATTTGTTCGCAGCCATTGATAAATACATTAAGGACGTCCCCCCGCCCAAAGAAGAGCCACAAGAAAAACCTACAGAAGAAGCAAAAGAAAAACCGGCGGAAAAAGCGTAA